In Neofelis nebulosa isolate mNeoNeb1 chromosome 7, mNeoNeb1.pri, whole genome shotgun sequence, the following proteins share a genomic window:
- the CDAN1 gene encoding codanin-1 isoform X5, translating into MAAVLESLLREEVSVAAAVRWIARSAQSSEVTAPTRPQAWPESAFRDDPGEAAALSSLRPLRKEFVPFLLNFLREQSSRVLPQGPPTPAKAPGSSAALPGRPGGPPRGGRGARSQLFPPTEPSSTAAAEAPSARRGGRRRGPGPGRERGGRCPGGLEEGVSGESSPWAGGRRPRGSGSPGSPSLARSDPPNLSNLEEFPPVGSVPPGPAGRTKPSRRINPTPVSEERSLSKPKTCFTSPPINCVPSSQPSVPDTSPWGHGLPPGCRSLQEEREMLRKERSKQLQQSPTPACPTSESGSPLPSRTGNLTAEPADPARVSSRQRLELIALIYSSCIAENLVPNLFLELFFVLQLLTARRMVATKDSDLEPLPGALDSLESPLFQSVHDCVFFAVQVLEHQFQVLSYLDKGTLKLLAENERLLCFSPALQGRLRAAYEGSVAKVSLVMPPSAQAVSFQPETDNRANFSSDRAFHTFKKQRDVFFEVLREWEDRHEEPGWDFEKGLGSRIRAMMGQLSAACSHSHFVRLFQKQLLQMCQSPSGTGGTVLGEAPDVLSMLGADKLGRLRRLQERLVAPQSSGGPCPPPTFPGCQGFFRDFILSASSFQFNQHLMDSLSLKIRELNSLALPQPEPSDEDGESDVDWQGERRQFAMVLLSLRLLAKFLGFVAFLPYRGPEPPPTRELQDSILALRSQVPPALDVRALLQQGLRARRAVLTVPWLVEFLSLADHIVPLLDYYRSIFTLLLHLHRSLVLSKESEGEMCFLNKLLLLAVLGWLFQIPTVPEDLFFLEEGQLDNFEVDTVTSEHGLDGMPVVDQHLLYTCCPYIGELRKLLASWVSGSSGRSGGFVRKITPTTTTGLGAQPPRTTQGLQAQLAQAFFHNQPPSLRRTVEFVAERIGSNCVKHIKFCQKKSPGAVRALLPEETPAAVLSSAENIAVGLATEKACAWLSANITALIRREVKAAVSRTLRAQGPEPAARGERRGCSRACEHHAPLPSHLISEIKDVLALAVGPRDPEEGVSPEHLEQLLGQLGQTLRCRQFLCPPAEQHLAKCSVELASLLVADQIPVLGPPVQHRLERGQAHRLLHMLLSLWKDDFQVPVPLQLLLSPRNLGLLADTRPREWDLLLFLLRELVEKGLMGRTEIEACLGSLHDAQWPKDFSEELATLFNPFLAESHMPEPQLRACELVQTNRGTVLAQS; encoded by the exons ATGGCGGCCGTTTTGGAGTCGCTGCTGCGAGAGGAGGTGTCGGTCGCAGCCGCGGTGAGGTGGATCGCGCGCAGCGCCCAGAGTTCGGAGGTAACAGCGCCGACACGCCCCCAGGCCTGGCCCGAGTCTGCTTTCCGC GATGACCCCGGGGAGGCGGCCGCGCTGAGCTCCCTCCGGCCACTGCGGAAGGAATTCGTGCCATTCCTGCTGAACTTCCTGAGGGAGCAGAGCAGCCGCGTCCTCCCGCAgggccccccaacccccgccaagGCCCCGGGCTCCTCGGCAGCTCTGCCTGGGAGGCCCGGGGGCCCGCCGCGGGGCGGCCGCGGGGCGCGCAGCCAGCTCTTCCCTCCGACGGAGCCTTCCAGCACCGCCGCCGCCGAGGCCCCTTCGGCCCGCCGCGGGGGCAGGAggcggggcccggggccgggTCGCGAGCGGGGAGGCCGCTGCCCCgggggcctggaggagggggtcAGCGGAGAGAGTTCGCCTTGGGCCGGAGGCCGGAGGCCCAGGGGATCTGGCAGCCCCGGCAGCCCCAGCCTCGCGCGCTCTGATCCGCCAAACCTCAGCAACCTGGAGGAGTTCCCTCCCGTAGGCTCGGTTCCCCCCGGCCCTGCAGG CAGGACGAAGCCTTCGCGCAGGATCAATCCAACTCCGGTGAGCGAAGAGCGGTCACTGTCCAAGCCCAAGACCTGCTTCACCTCACCCCCAATCAACTGTGTCCCCAGTTCCCAACCCTCAGTCCCGGACACTAGCCCTTGGGGCCATGGCCTTCCCCCAGGGTGCAGAAGTCTGCAAGAGGAACGGGAGATGCTCAGGAAGGAGCG CTCTAAGCAGCTGCAGCAGTCACCTACTCCCGCCTGTCCCACCTCAGAATCGgggtctcccctccccagccGGACAGGTAACCTCACAGCTGAGCCCGCTGACCCTGCCAGAGTGTCTTCCCGCCAGCGCCTAGAGCTGATAGCCCTCATCTACTCTTCATGCATCGCAG AGAACCTGGTACCAAACCTCTTCTTGGAGCTTTTCTTCGTCCTTCAACTCCTTACTGCTCGGAGGATGGTGGCCACGAAGGACAGTGACCTTGAACCACTTCCGGGAGCACTAG ATTCCCTGGAAAGCCCTCTGTTCCAGAGTGTCCATGATTGTGTCTTCTTTGCAGTACAGGTTTTGGAGCATCAGTTTCA GGTTCTTTCCTACTTGGACAAAGGGACCTTAAAACTGTTGGCTGAGAATGAGCGGCTGCTGTGCTTTTCACCAGCTCTGCAAGGCCGCCTCCGAGCTGCCTATGAGGGCAGTGTTGCCAAG GTCTCTCTGGTGATGCCACCGTCTGCTCAAGCTGTCTCCTTTCAGCCGGAAACTGACAATCGTGCCAACTTCTCCAGTGACCGAGCctttcatacttttaaaaaacaaag GGATGTGTTTTTTGAGGTGCTTCGAGAGTGGGAAGATCGGCAtgaggagcctggctgggattttGAGAAGGGCTTGGGCAGCAGGATCAG AGCCATGATGGGTCAGCTCTCTGCAGCCTGCAGCCACAGCCATTTCGTTCGGCTTTTCCAGAAACAACTTCTCCAG ATGTGTCAGAGTCCCAGTGGCACTGGAGGCACGGTCTTGGGCGAAGCTCCGGATGTGTTAAGTATGCTTGGAGCTGACAAACTGGGGCGGTTGCGGCGCCTACAGGAGAGGCTTGTGGCCCCTCAGAGCAGCGGGGGGCCCTGTCCGCCCCCCACCTTCCCGGGCTGTCAGGGATTCTTCAGGGACTTCATCCTGAGTGCCAGCAG CTTCCAGTTTAATCAGCATCTCATGGACAGTCTGAGTTTAAAGATCCGGGAGCTCAACAGCCTTGCCCTGCCACAGCCTGAGCCCAGTGACGAAGATGGGGAGTCAGATGTGGACTGGCAG GGTGAACGGAGGCAGTTTGCCATGGTGCTGCTCAGCCTGAGGCTTCTGGCTAAATTCCTGGGCTTTGTGGCTTTCCTGCCATACCGGGGGCCTGAGCCACCCCCCACCCGTGAGCTCCAGGACTCCATTCTGGCCCTGAGGAGCCAG GTGCCCCCGGCCCTGGATGTGCGGGCGCTGTTGCAGCAGGGGCTGCGGGCCCGCCGAGCCGTGCTCACAGTGCCCTGGCTGGTGGAGTTCCTCTCCCTCGCTGACCACATTGTGCCACTGCTGGACTATTACCGCAGCATCTTCACTCTCCTGCTCCACCTACATCG GAGCTTGGTCTTGTCAAAGGAAAGCGAGGGGGAGATGTGTTTCCTTAACAAGTTGCTGCTGCTTGCTGTTCTGGGCTGGCTTTTCCAG ATTCCCACAGTCCCTGAGGATCTGTTCTTTCTGGAAGAGGGTCAGTTGGATAATTTTGAGGTGGATACAGTAACTTCAGAGCACGGGTTG GATGGCATGCCTGTGGTGGACCAGCACCTACTCTACACCTGCTGCCCCTATATTG GAGAGCTCCGAAAACTGCTCGCTTCATGGGTGTCCGGCAGCAGTGGGCGGAGTGGAGGCTTTGTGAGGAAGAtcactcccaccaccaccacgggTCTTGGAGCCCAGCCTCCCCGGACCACCCAGGGGCTGCAG GCACAGCTGGCCCAAGCCTTTTTCCACAACCAGCCTCCTTCCCTGCGCAGGACTGTAGAATTTGTGGCTGAAAGAATCGGCTCTAACTGTGTCAAACACATCAA GTTCTGTCAGAAGAAGAGCCCTGGGGCGGTACGGGCACTGCTTCCCGAGGAGACCCCAGCAGCT GTTCTAAGCAGCGCAGAGAACATTGCTGTGGGGCTTGCGACAGAGAAGGCCTGTGCCTGGTTGTCAGCCAACATCACAG CACTGATCAGGAGGGAGGTGAAGGCGGCAGTGAGTCGCACACTTCGAGCCCAGGGTCCTGAACCAGCTGCCCGGGGGGAGCGGAGGGGCTGCTCCCGAGCCTGTGAGCAccacgctcccctcccctcccacctcatcTCCGAGATCAAA GATGTGCTCGCTCTGGCTGTGGGGCCCCGGGACCCTGAGGAGGGAGTCTCTCCGGAGCATCTGGAGCAGCTCCTGGGCCAGCTGGGCCAGACACTGCGGTGCCGCCAG TTCCTGTGCCCGCCTGCAGAGCAGCATCTGGCAAAGTGCTCGGTGGAGTTAGCATCCCTCCTTG TTGCAGACCAGATCCCTGTCCTCGGGCCCCCGGTGCAGCACCGGCTGGAGAGAGGACAGGCTCACAGGCTCCTGCACATGCTGCTTTCCCTGTGGAAGGATGACTTTCAGGTGCCGGTTCCACTGCAGCTGCTGCTGAGCCCAAGAAACCTGGGGCTTCTGGCAGACACTCGGCCAAGGGAG TGGGACCTGCTGCTGTTCTTGCTTCGGGAGCTGGTAGAGAAAGGGCTGATGGGACGGACAGAGATAGAGGCCTGCCTGGGCAGCCTCCATGATGCCCAGTGGCCAAAG GACTTCTCTGAGGAATTAGCAACACTGTTCAACCCATTTCTAGCTGAGTCTCACATGCCAGAACCCCAGCTAAGAGCTTGTGAGCTGGTGCAAACAAACCGGGGGACTGTGCTGGCCCAGAGCTAG
- the CDAN1 gene encoding codanin-1 isoform X6: protein MAAVLESLLREEVSVAAAVRWIARSAQSSEVTAPTRPQAWPESAFRDDPGEAAALSSLRPLRKEFVPFLLNFLREQSSRVLPQGPPTPAKAPGSSAALPGRPGGPPRGGRGARSQLFPPTEPSSTAAAEAPSARRGGRRRGPGPGRERGGRCPGGLEEGVSGESSPWAGGRRPRGSGSPGSPSLARSDPPNLSNLEEFPPVGSVPPGPAGRTKPSRRINPTPVSEERSLSKPKTCFTSPPINCVPSSQPSVPDTSPWGHGLPPGCRSLQEEREMLRKERSKQLQQSPTPACPTSESGSPLPSRTGNLTAEPADPARVSSRQRLELIALIYSSCIAENLVPNLFLELFFVLQLLTARRMVATKDSDLEPLPGALDSLESPLFQSVHDCVFFAVQVLEHQFQVLSYLDKGTLKLLAENERLLCFSPALQGRLRAAYEGSVAKVSLVMPPSAQAVSFQPETDNRANFSSDRAFHTFKKQRDVFFEVLREWEDRHEEPGWDFEKGLGSRIRAMMGQLSAACSHSHFVRLFQKQLLQMCQSPSGTGGTVLGEAPDVLSMLGADKLGRLRRLQERLVAPQSSGGPCPPPTFPGCQGFFRDFILSASSFQFNQHLMDSLSLKIRELNSLALPQPEPSDEDGESDVDWQGERRQFAMVLLSLRLLAKFLGFVAFLPYRGPEPPPTRELQDSILALRSQVPPALDVRALLQQGLRARRAVLTVPWLVEFLSLADHIVPLLDYYRSIFTLLLHLHRSLVLSKESEGEMCFLNKLLLLAVLGWLFQIPTVPEDLFFLEEGQLDNFEVDTVTSEHGLDGMPVVDQHLLYTCCPYIGELRKLLASWVSGSSGRSGGFVRKITPTTTTGLGAQPPRTTQGLQAQLAQAFFHNQPPSLRRTVEFVAERIGSNCVKHIKATLVADLVRQAESLLQEQLVTQGQEGGDPAQLLEILCSQLCPHGAQALTRGREFCQKKSPGAVRALLPEETPAAVLSSAENIAVGLATEKACAWLSANITALIRREVKAAVSRTLRAQGPEPAARGERRGCSRA, encoded by the exons ATGGCGGCCGTTTTGGAGTCGCTGCTGCGAGAGGAGGTGTCGGTCGCAGCCGCGGTGAGGTGGATCGCGCGCAGCGCCCAGAGTTCGGAGGTAACAGCGCCGACACGCCCCCAGGCCTGGCCCGAGTCTGCTTTCCGC GATGACCCCGGGGAGGCGGCCGCGCTGAGCTCCCTCCGGCCACTGCGGAAGGAATTCGTGCCATTCCTGCTGAACTTCCTGAGGGAGCAGAGCAGCCGCGTCCTCCCGCAgggccccccaacccccgccaagGCCCCGGGCTCCTCGGCAGCTCTGCCTGGGAGGCCCGGGGGCCCGCCGCGGGGCGGCCGCGGGGCGCGCAGCCAGCTCTTCCCTCCGACGGAGCCTTCCAGCACCGCCGCCGCCGAGGCCCCTTCGGCCCGCCGCGGGGGCAGGAggcggggcccggggccgggTCGCGAGCGGGGAGGCCGCTGCCCCgggggcctggaggagggggtcAGCGGAGAGAGTTCGCCTTGGGCCGGAGGCCGGAGGCCCAGGGGATCTGGCAGCCCCGGCAGCCCCAGCCTCGCGCGCTCTGATCCGCCAAACCTCAGCAACCTGGAGGAGTTCCCTCCCGTAGGCTCGGTTCCCCCCGGCCCTGCAGG CAGGACGAAGCCTTCGCGCAGGATCAATCCAACTCCGGTGAGCGAAGAGCGGTCACTGTCCAAGCCCAAGACCTGCTTCACCTCACCCCCAATCAACTGTGTCCCCAGTTCCCAACCCTCAGTCCCGGACACTAGCCCTTGGGGCCATGGCCTTCCCCCAGGGTGCAGAAGTCTGCAAGAGGAACGGGAGATGCTCAGGAAGGAGCG CTCTAAGCAGCTGCAGCAGTCACCTACTCCCGCCTGTCCCACCTCAGAATCGgggtctcccctccccagccGGACAGGTAACCTCACAGCTGAGCCCGCTGACCCTGCCAGAGTGTCTTCCCGCCAGCGCCTAGAGCTGATAGCCCTCATCTACTCTTCATGCATCGCAG AGAACCTGGTACCAAACCTCTTCTTGGAGCTTTTCTTCGTCCTTCAACTCCTTACTGCTCGGAGGATGGTGGCCACGAAGGACAGTGACCTTGAACCACTTCCGGGAGCACTAG ATTCCCTGGAAAGCCCTCTGTTCCAGAGTGTCCATGATTGTGTCTTCTTTGCAGTACAGGTTTTGGAGCATCAGTTTCA GGTTCTTTCCTACTTGGACAAAGGGACCTTAAAACTGTTGGCTGAGAATGAGCGGCTGCTGTGCTTTTCACCAGCTCTGCAAGGCCGCCTCCGAGCTGCCTATGAGGGCAGTGTTGCCAAG GTCTCTCTGGTGATGCCACCGTCTGCTCAAGCTGTCTCCTTTCAGCCGGAAACTGACAATCGTGCCAACTTCTCCAGTGACCGAGCctttcatacttttaaaaaacaaag GGATGTGTTTTTTGAGGTGCTTCGAGAGTGGGAAGATCGGCAtgaggagcctggctgggattttGAGAAGGGCTTGGGCAGCAGGATCAG AGCCATGATGGGTCAGCTCTCTGCAGCCTGCAGCCACAGCCATTTCGTTCGGCTTTTCCAGAAACAACTTCTCCAG ATGTGTCAGAGTCCCAGTGGCACTGGAGGCACGGTCTTGGGCGAAGCTCCGGATGTGTTAAGTATGCTTGGAGCTGACAAACTGGGGCGGTTGCGGCGCCTACAGGAGAGGCTTGTGGCCCCTCAGAGCAGCGGGGGGCCCTGTCCGCCCCCCACCTTCCCGGGCTGTCAGGGATTCTTCAGGGACTTCATCCTGAGTGCCAGCAG CTTCCAGTTTAATCAGCATCTCATGGACAGTCTGAGTTTAAAGATCCGGGAGCTCAACAGCCTTGCCCTGCCACAGCCTGAGCCCAGTGACGAAGATGGGGAGTCAGATGTGGACTGGCAG GGTGAACGGAGGCAGTTTGCCATGGTGCTGCTCAGCCTGAGGCTTCTGGCTAAATTCCTGGGCTTTGTGGCTTTCCTGCCATACCGGGGGCCTGAGCCACCCCCCACCCGTGAGCTCCAGGACTCCATTCTGGCCCTGAGGAGCCAG GTGCCCCCGGCCCTGGATGTGCGGGCGCTGTTGCAGCAGGGGCTGCGGGCCCGCCGAGCCGTGCTCACAGTGCCCTGGCTGGTGGAGTTCCTCTCCCTCGCTGACCACATTGTGCCACTGCTGGACTATTACCGCAGCATCTTCACTCTCCTGCTCCACCTACATCG GAGCTTGGTCTTGTCAAAGGAAAGCGAGGGGGAGATGTGTTTCCTTAACAAGTTGCTGCTGCTTGCTGTTCTGGGCTGGCTTTTCCAG ATTCCCACAGTCCCTGAGGATCTGTTCTTTCTGGAAGAGGGTCAGTTGGATAATTTTGAGGTGGATACAGTAACTTCAGAGCACGGGTTG GATGGCATGCCTGTGGTGGACCAGCACCTACTCTACACCTGCTGCCCCTATATTG GAGAGCTCCGAAAACTGCTCGCTTCATGGGTGTCCGGCAGCAGTGGGCGGAGTGGAGGCTTTGTGAGGAAGAtcactcccaccaccaccacgggTCTTGGAGCCCAGCCTCCCCGGACCACCCAGGGGCTGCAG GCACAGCTGGCCCAAGCCTTTTTCCACAACCAGCCTCCTTCCCTGCGCAGGACTGTAGAATTTGTGGCTGAAAGAATCGGCTCTAACTGTGTCAAACACATCAA GGCCACACTGGTGGCAGATCTGGTACGCCAAGCTGAGTCGCTTCTTCAGGAGCAGCTGGTGACGCAGGGACAAGAAGGGGGTGATCCAGCCCAGCTGTTGGAGATCTTGTGTTCCCAGCTGTGCCCCCACGGGGCCCAGGCACTGACCCGGGGGCGGGA GTTCTGTCAGAAGAAGAGCCCTGGGGCGGTACGGGCACTGCTTCCCGAGGAGACCCCAGCAGCT GTTCTAAGCAGCGCAGAGAACATTGCTGTGGGGCTTGCGACAGAGAAGGCCTGTGCCTGGTTGTCAGCCAACATCACAG CACTGATCAGGAGGGAGGTGAAGGCGGCAGTGAGTCGCACACTTCGAGCCCAGGGTCCTGAACCAGCTGCCCGGGGGGAGCGGAGGGGCTGCTCCCGAGCCT GA
- the CDAN1 gene encoding codanin-1 isoform X1, translated as MAAVLESLLREEVSVAAAVRWIARSAQSSEVTAPTRPQAWPESAFRDDPGEAAALSSLRPLRKEFVPFLLNFLREQSSRVLPQGPPTPAKAPGSSAALPGRPGGPPRGGRGARSQLFPPTEPSSTAAAEAPSARRGGRRRGPGPGRERGGRCPGGLEEGVSGESSPWAGGRRPRGSGSPGSPSLARSDPPNLSNLEEFPPVGSVPPGPAGRTKPSRRINPTPVSEERSLSKPKTCFTSPPINCVPSSQPSVPDTSPWGHGLPPGCRSLQEEREMLRKERSKQLQQSPTPACPTSESGSPLPSRTGNLTAEPADPARVSSRQRLELIALIYSSCIAENLVPNLFLELFFVLQLLTARRMVATKDSDLEPLPGALDSLESPLFQSVHDCVFFAVQVLEHQFQVLSYLDKGTLKLLAENERLLCFSPALQGRLRAAYEGSVAKVSLVMPPSAQAVSFQPETDNRANFSSDRAFHTFKKQRDVFFEVLREWEDRHEEPGWDFEKGLGSRIRAMMGQLSAACSHSHFVRLFQKQLLQMCQSPSGTGGTVLGEAPDVLSMLGADKLGRLRRLQERLVAPQSSGGPCPPPTFPGCQGFFRDFILSASSFQFNQHLMDSLSLKIRELNSLALPQPEPSDEDGESDVDWQGERRQFAMVLLSLRLLAKFLGFVAFLPYRGPEPPPTRELQDSILALRSQVPPALDVRALLQQGLRARRAVLTVPWLVEFLSLADHIVPLLDYYRSIFTLLLHLHRSLVLSKESEGEMCFLNKLLLLAVLGWLFQIPTVPEDLFFLEEGQLDNFEVDTVTSEHGLDGMPVVDQHLLYTCCPYIGELRKLLASWVSGSSGRSGGFVRKITPTTTTGLGAQPPRTTQGLQAQLAQAFFHNQPPSLRRTVEFVAERIGSNCVKHIKATLVADLVRQAESLLQEQLVTQGQEGGDPAQLLEILCSQLCPHGAQALTRGREFCQKKSPGAVRALLPEETPAAVLSSAENIAVGLATEKACAWLSANITALIRREVKAAVSRTLRAQGPEPAARGERRGCSRACEHHAPLPSHLISEIKDVLALAVGPRDPEEGVSPEHLEQLLGQLGQTLRCRQFLCPPAEQHLAKCSVELASLLVADQIPVLGPPVQHRLERGQAHRLLHMLLSLWKDDFQVPVPLQLLLSPRNLGLLADTRPREWDLLLFLLRELVEKGLMGRTEIEACLGSLHDAQWPKDFSEELATLFNPFLAESHMPEPQLRACELVQTNRGTVLAQS; from the exons ATGGCGGCCGTTTTGGAGTCGCTGCTGCGAGAGGAGGTGTCGGTCGCAGCCGCGGTGAGGTGGATCGCGCGCAGCGCCCAGAGTTCGGAGGTAACAGCGCCGACACGCCCCCAGGCCTGGCCCGAGTCTGCTTTCCGC GATGACCCCGGGGAGGCGGCCGCGCTGAGCTCCCTCCGGCCACTGCGGAAGGAATTCGTGCCATTCCTGCTGAACTTCCTGAGGGAGCAGAGCAGCCGCGTCCTCCCGCAgggccccccaacccccgccaagGCCCCGGGCTCCTCGGCAGCTCTGCCTGGGAGGCCCGGGGGCCCGCCGCGGGGCGGCCGCGGGGCGCGCAGCCAGCTCTTCCCTCCGACGGAGCCTTCCAGCACCGCCGCCGCCGAGGCCCCTTCGGCCCGCCGCGGGGGCAGGAggcggggcccggggccgggTCGCGAGCGGGGAGGCCGCTGCCCCgggggcctggaggagggggtcAGCGGAGAGAGTTCGCCTTGGGCCGGAGGCCGGAGGCCCAGGGGATCTGGCAGCCCCGGCAGCCCCAGCCTCGCGCGCTCTGATCCGCCAAACCTCAGCAACCTGGAGGAGTTCCCTCCCGTAGGCTCGGTTCCCCCCGGCCCTGCAGG CAGGACGAAGCCTTCGCGCAGGATCAATCCAACTCCGGTGAGCGAAGAGCGGTCACTGTCCAAGCCCAAGACCTGCTTCACCTCACCCCCAATCAACTGTGTCCCCAGTTCCCAACCCTCAGTCCCGGACACTAGCCCTTGGGGCCATGGCCTTCCCCCAGGGTGCAGAAGTCTGCAAGAGGAACGGGAGATGCTCAGGAAGGAGCG CTCTAAGCAGCTGCAGCAGTCACCTACTCCCGCCTGTCCCACCTCAGAATCGgggtctcccctccccagccGGACAGGTAACCTCACAGCTGAGCCCGCTGACCCTGCCAGAGTGTCTTCCCGCCAGCGCCTAGAGCTGATAGCCCTCATCTACTCTTCATGCATCGCAG AGAACCTGGTACCAAACCTCTTCTTGGAGCTTTTCTTCGTCCTTCAACTCCTTACTGCTCGGAGGATGGTGGCCACGAAGGACAGTGACCTTGAACCACTTCCGGGAGCACTAG ATTCCCTGGAAAGCCCTCTGTTCCAGAGTGTCCATGATTGTGTCTTCTTTGCAGTACAGGTTTTGGAGCATCAGTTTCA GGTTCTTTCCTACTTGGACAAAGGGACCTTAAAACTGTTGGCTGAGAATGAGCGGCTGCTGTGCTTTTCACCAGCTCTGCAAGGCCGCCTCCGAGCTGCCTATGAGGGCAGTGTTGCCAAG GTCTCTCTGGTGATGCCACCGTCTGCTCAAGCTGTCTCCTTTCAGCCGGAAACTGACAATCGTGCCAACTTCTCCAGTGACCGAGCctttcatacttttaaaaaacaaag GGATGTGTTTTTTGAGGTGCTTCGAGAGTGGGAAGATCGGCAtgaggagcctggctgggattttGAGAAGGGCTTGGGCAGCAGGATCAG AGCCATGATGGGTCAGCTCTCTGCAGCCTGCAGCCACAGCCATTTCGTTCGGCTTTTCCAGAAACAACTTCTCCAG ATGTGTCAGAGTCCCAGTGGCACTGGAGGCACGGTCTTGGGCGAAGCTCCGGATGTGTTAAGTATGCTTGGAGCTGACAAACTGGGGCGGTTGCGGCGCCTACAGGAGAGGCTTGTGGCCCCTCAGAGCAGCGGGGGGCCCTGTCCGCCCCCCACCTTCCCGGGCTGTCAGGGATTCTTCAGGGACTTCATCCTGAGTGCCAGCAG CTTCCAGTTTAATCAGCATCTCATGGACAGTCTGAGTTTAAAGATCCGGGAGCTCAACAGCCTTGCCCTGCCACAGCCTGAGCCCAGTGACGAAGATGGGGAGTCAGATGTGGACTGGCAG GGTGAACGGAGGCAGTTTGCCATGGTGCTGCTCAGCCTGAGGCTTCTGGCTAAATTCCTGGGCTTTGTGGCTTTCCTGCCATACCGGGGGCCTGAGCCACCCCCCACCCGTGAGCTCCAGGACTCCATTCTGGCCCTGAGGAGCCAG GTGCCCCCGGCCCTGGATGTGCGGGCGCTGTTGCAGCAGGGGCTGCGGGCCCGCCGAGCCGTGCTCACAGTGCCCTGGCTGGTGGAGTTCCTCTCCCTCGCTGACCACATTGTGCCACTGCTGGACTATTACCGCAGCATCTTCACTCTCCTGCTCCACCTACATCG GAGCTTGGTCTTGTCAAAGGAAAGCGAGGGGGAGATGTGTTTCCTTAACAAGTTGCTGCTGCTTGCTGTTCTGGGCTGGCTTTTCCAG ATTCCCACAGTCCCTGAGGATCTGTTCTTTCTGGAAGAGGGTCAGTTGGATAATTTTGAGGTGGATACAGTAACTTCAGAGCACGGGTTG GATGGCATGCCTGTGGTGGACCAGCACCTACTCTACACCTGCTGCCCCTATATTG GAGAGCTCCGAAAACTGCTCGCTTCATGGGTGTCCGGCAGCAGTGGGCGGAGTGGAGGCTTTGTGAGGAAGAtcactcccaccaccaccacgggTCTTGGAGCCCAGCCTCCCCGGACCACCCAGGGGCTGCAG GCACAGCTGGCCCAAGCCTTTTTCCACAACCAGCCTCCTTCCCTGCGCAGGACTGTAGAATTTGTGGCTGAAAGAATCGGCTCTAACTGTGTCAAACACATCAA GGCCACACTGGTGGCAGATCTGGTACGCCAAGCTGAGTCGCTTCTTCAGGAGCAGCTGGTGACGCAGGGACAAGAAGGGGGTGATCCAGCCCAGCTGTTGGAGATCTTGTGTTCCCAGCTGTGCCCCCACGGGGCCCAGGCACTGACCCGGGGGCGGGA GTTCTGTCAGAAGAAGAGCCCTGGGGCGGTACGGGCACTGCTTCCCGAGGAGACCCCAGCAGCT GTTCTAAGCAGCGCAGAGAACATTGCTGTGGGGCTTGCGACAGAGAAGGCCTGTGCCTGGTTGTCAGCCAACATCACAG CACTGATCAGGAGGGAGGTGAAGGCGGCAGTGAGTCGCACACTTCGAGCCCAGGGTCCTGAACCAGCTGCCCGGGGGGAGCGGAGGGGCTGCTCCCGAGCCTGTGAGCAccacgctcccctcccctcccacctcatcTCCGAGATCAAA GATGTGCTCGCTCTGGCTGTGGGGCCCCGGGACCCTGAGGAGGGAGTCTCTCCGGAGCATCTGGAGCAGCTCCTGGGCCAGCTGGGCCAGACACTGCGGTGCCGCCAG TTCCTGTGCCCGCCTGCAGAGCAGCATCTGGCAAAGTGCTCGGTGGAGTTAGCATCCCTCCTTG TTGCAGACCAGATCCCTGTCCTCGGGCCCCCGGTGCAGCACCGGCTGGAGAGAGGACAGGCTCACAGGCTCCTGCACATGCTGCTTTCCCTGTGGAAGGATGACTTTCAGGTGCCGGTTCCACTGCAGCTGCTGCTGAGCCCAAGAAACCTGGGGCTTCTGGCAGACACTCGGCCAAGGGAG TGGGACCTGCTGCTGTTCTTGCTTCGGGAGCTGGTAGAGAAAGGGCTGATGGGACGGACAGAGATAGAGGCCTGCCTGGGCAGCCTCCATGATGCCCAGTGGCCAAAG GACTTCTCTGAGGAATTAGCAACACTGTTCAACCCATTTCTAGCTGAGTCTCACATGCCAGAACCCCAGCTAAGAGCTTGTGAGCTGGTGCAAACAAACCGGGGGACTGTGCTGGCCCAGAGCTAG